The Solanum lycopersicum chromosome 6, SLM_r2.1 genome has a window encoding:
- the LOC101244297 gene encoding ACT domain-containing protein isoform X1, translated as MARSYGPYFDPEYETLSIRINPPRVSVDNATCRDCTLVKVDSINKPGILLEVVQILSDLDLVITKAYISSDGGWFMDVFHVTDQHGNKVTDNNTIGHIEKALGPEGYTSGILKTCPGRKVGENSMGDYTTIELIGRDRPGLLSEISAVLANLHFNVAAAEVWTHNGRIACVLYINDNCSSLDEDEESRLCVMEEQLNNILRGREDDESGAHATFSVGSTHVDRRLHQMFFADRDYEGGCLEMEIEYPPNSKPDVRIESCVEKGYSVVSVSCKDRAKLMFDIVCTLTDMQYAVFHATISSDGPSASQEYFIRHMDGCTLESEAEKEKVVKCIEAAIRRRISEGFSFELCAKDRVGLLSEVTRVLRENGLSVTRAGVTTIGEKAKNFFYVRDASGNPVEMKTIERLREEIGQTMMLNVKKDPTSAKAPETGGLAKTSFFFGGLLEKFRT; from the exons ATGGCAAGGAGTTATGGGCCTTACTTTGATCCTGAATACGAGACCTTAAGTATCAGAATAAATCCTCCAAG GGTATCTGTGGACAATGCGACTTGCAGGGATTGTACTCTAGTGAAG GTTGACAGTATCAACAAACCTGGAATACTGCTGGAAGTGGTGCAAATCCTATCAGACCTCGATCTTGTAATTACCAAAGCCTACATATCCTCTGATGGTGGGTGGTTCATGGATG TATTTCATGTTACTGATCAACATGGAAACAAGGTTACAGACAACAATACTATTGGTCATATAGAAAAG GCTCTAGGACCTGAAGGTTACACATCAGGCATATTGAAGACATGTCCAGGTAGAAAGGTAGGAGAGAACTCTATGGGTGATTATACCACCATTGAGCTAATAGGCAGGGATCGTCCAGGCCTTCTATCAGAAATTTCTGCTGTTCTAGCCAATCTTCATTTTAATGTCGCTGCTGCCGAGGTTTGGACTCATAATGGGCGCATAGCATGTGTCCTTTATATCAATGATAATTGTTCATCCCTTGATGAGGATGAAGAATCCAGATTGTGTGTCATGGAAGAGCAACTCAATAACATTCTTCGTGGGCGTGAGGATGATGAGAGTGGGGCTCATGCTACTTTCTCAGTTGGTAGTACTCATGTTGATCGGAGGCTTCATCAGATGTTTTTTGCTGATAGGGACTACGAAGGTGGTTGTCTCGAAATGGAGATAGAATACCCTCCTAACTCCAAACCAGACGTCAGAATTGAAAGCTGTGTCGAGAAAGGGTACTCAGTGGTCAGTGTAAGTTGCAAGGATAGAGCAAAGCTTATGTTTGACATTGTATGCACCCTCACAGACATGCAGTATGCTGTTTTCCATGCCACTATCTCATCAGATGGTCCCTCTGCATCACAG GAATATTTTATTCGCCACATGGATGGTTGCACTCTGGAATCTGAAGCGGAGAAGGAGAAGGTTGTGAAGTGTATTGAAGCTGCTATTCGGCGAAGGATAAGTGAG GGCTTCAGCTTTGAGTTGTGTGCCAAGGACCGAGTTGGCTTACTTTCTGAAGTTACGAGAGTCCTACGAGAAAATGGGCTATCAGTGACTAGAGCTGGTGTTACAACTATTGGGGAGAAAGCAAAGAATTTCTTCTACGTAAGAGATGCGTCTGGAAACCCTGTAGAGATGAAGACGATTGAAAGACTGCGTGAAGAAATTGGACAGACAATGATGCTTAACGTGAAGAAAGACCCAACATCTGCAAAGGCACCTGAAACTGGTGGTCTGGCTAAGACAAGCTTTTTCTTCGGAGGCTTACTGGAAAAGTTCCGAACCTGA
- the LOC101244297 gene encoding ACT domain-containing protein isoform X2, producing the protein MDVFHVTDQHGNKVTDNNTIGHIEKALGPEGYTSGILKTCPGRKVGENSMGDYTTIELIGRDRPGLLSEISAVLANLHFNVAAAEVWTHNGRIACVLYINDNCSSLDEDEESRLCVMEEQLNNILRGREDDESGAHATFSVGSTHVDRRLHQMFFADRDYEGGCLEMEIEYPPNSKPDVRIESCVEKGYSVVSVSCKDRAKLMFDIVCTLTDMQYAVFHATISSDGPSASQEYFIRHMDGCTLESEAEKEKVVKCIEAAIRRRISEGFSFELCAKDRVGLLSEVTRVLRENGLSVTRAGVTTIGEKAKNFFYVRDASGNPVEMKTIERLREEIGQTMMLNVKKDPTSAKAPETGGLAKTSFFFGGLLEKFRT; encoded by the exons ATGGATG TATTTCATGTTACTGATCAACATGGAAACAAGGTTACAGACAACAATACTATTGGTCATATAGAAAAG GCTCTAGGACCTGAAGGTTACACATCAGGCATATTGAAGACATGTCCAGGTAGAAAGGTAGGAGAGAACTCTATGGGTGATTATACCACCATTGAGCTAATAGGCAGGGATCGTCCAGGCCTTCTATCAGAAATTTCTGCTGTTCTAGCCAATCTTCATTTTAATGTCGCTGCTGCCGAGGTTTGGACTCATAATGGGCGCATAGCATGTGTCCTTTATATCAATGATAATTGTTCATCCCTTGATGAGGATGAAGAATCCAGATTGTGTGTCATGGAAGAGCAACTCAATAACATTCTTCGTGGGCGTGAGGATGATGAGAGTGGGGCTCATGCTACTTTCTCAGTTGGTAGTACTCATGTTGATCGGAGGCTTCATCAGATGTTTTTTGCTGATAGGGACTACGAAGGTGGTTGTCTCGAAATGGAGATAGAATACCCTCCTAACTCCAAACCAGACGTCAGAATTGAAAGCTGTGTCGAGAAAGGGTACTCAGTGGTCAGTGTAAGTTGCAAGGATAGAGCAAAGCTTATGTTTGACATTGTATGCACCCTCACAGACATGCAGTATGCTGTTTTCCATGCCACTATCTCATCAGATGGTCCCTCTGCATCACAG GAATATTTTATTCGCCACATGGATGGTTGCACTCTGGAATCTGAAGCGGAGAAGGAGAAGGTTGTGAAGTGTATTGAAGCTGCTATTCGGCGAAGGATAAGTGAG GGCTTCAGCTTTGAGTTGTGTGCCAAGGACCGAGTTGGCTTACTTTCTGAAGTTACGAGAGTCCTACGAGAAAATGGGCTATCAGTGACTAGAGCTGGTGTTACAACTATTGGGGAGAAAGCAAAGAATTTCTTCTACGTAAGAGATGCGTCTGGAAACCCTGTAGAGATGAAGACGATTGAAAGACTGCGTGAAGAAATTGGACAGACAATGATGCTTAACGTGAAGAAAGACCCAACATCTGCAAAGGCACCTGAAACTGGTGGTCTGGCTAAGACAAGCTTTTTCTTCGGAGGCTTACTGGAAAAGTTCCGAACCTGA
- the LOC101253910 gene encoding F-box/kelch-repeat protein At3g23880-like → MVVKFGVDYETSPLPTRQVHLYLLPRNLIPGCVPTHQRIYYCDGVNDFRHMVGPINGIFLLENGHFLNVRFAWWNPAIKQCRVVPKIEFDVEENFEDCSRSLGIGFDRTNQDYKIIYFRTFSIKFTSVVYPKIFTALYSTKNDSWKFLEPNFSHESQISFSQNFTCQNGVYYWLASSNWSCDKENVYSVLSFDFETELFKIMPGPPIPGEYWARLVLRGRSIAVMASKDVSIAMTAEYDIWQRIGENNWIKVYTVNPPIPYHMPNGMWEYDKYVYELTQSYRLMWYDQNAKQATSLGFDFFIRLLSGFAWPLDYKESLFPIPVRTENPTEKDTAEYFFRKY, encoded by the coding sequence ATGGTAGTTAAGTTTGGTGTTGACTATGAGACAAGCCCTTTGCCTACAAGGCAAGTTCATTTGTATTTGCTCCCTCGTAATTTAATTCCAGGATGTGTACCTACACATCAACGGATTTATTACTGTGACGGTGTTAATGATTTCAGACACATGGTTGGTCCGATCAATGGAATATTCTTACTAGAGAATGGACATTTTCTGAATGTTCGATTTGCCTGGTGGAATCCTGCGATTAAACAGTGTAGGGTTGTTCCGAAGATTGAATTTGATGTAGAAGAAAATTTTGAGGACTGCAGCAGATCACTTGGAATAGGTTTTGACAGAACGAATCAGGACTACAAGATTATCTATTTTCGAACATTTAGCATTAAATTTACATCAGTTGTTTATCCTAAGATATTTACTGCTCTGTACTCGACTAAAAATGACTCGTGGAAGTTCTTGGAACCGAATTTCTCTCATGAATCTCAAATATCTTTTTCGCAAAATTTCACTTGCCAGAATGGAGTTTATTATTGGCTGGCCAGCAGTAATTGGAGTTGTGACAAAGAAAATGTGTACAGTGTTTTGTCATTTGATTTTGAAACTGAACTTTTCAAGATAATGCCAGGGCCACCTATTCCAGGTGAATACTGGGCTAGATTAGTGTTACGCGGTAGATCAATTGCAGTTATGGCTAGTAAAGACGTGTCGATAGCTATGACAGCAGAATATGATATATGGCAAAGGATTGGAGAGAATAATTGGATCAAAGTATACACGGTGAATCCTCCTATACCCTATCATATGCCTAATGGGATGTGGGAGTATGATAAGTATGTTTACGAACTAACACAAAGTTACAGGTTGATGTGGTATGATCAGAACGCTAAACAAGCTACGAGTcttggatttgatttttttatacgtCTACTATCTGGTTTTGCTTGGCCTTTAGATTATAAGGAGAGTTTATTTCCAATTCCAGTAAGGACAGAAAATCCTACTGAGAAGGATACTGCTGAATATTTCTTCAGAAAGTATTAA
- the LOC101253600 gene encoding putative F-box protein At3g17500 has translation MTSSTESCSREEILIDHILSRLAVKSLLRFKCVCKNWCDLFNSLSFIKKHCDSPGNRTHPAVCKFGVNYNNEPEPLRSFNFYVLPEKIFTGIVPSPIRGFIVAKELQISDVFMVRECRLIPKWNFELLDFFDDHTRSAGVGLDLVNNDYKFIWIRVFYDNDKYEVYPQAYAAIYSLNDDSWKLLDEPDLPYDCNLCASFTCTYLDGLHYWMTVTRDSDSNLTYGIRTFDFATELFGQREAPPIPSDHWGNLMLRCDSIAAISSKDTARAYISFYDIWVMVGEDKWIKVFTINPQVPSHWPQGVWDYDKFIFELTETSNLAFYDHCTKQVTNLGFNHFRLLGSSFCWFLYYKESIVPVKRKEPSPFDNTDYFLAKYR, from the exons ATGACGAGTAGTACAGAGAGTTGTTCGAGAGAAGAAATTTTAATTGATCATATTTTATCGAGGTTAGCTGTGAAATCACTGTTGCGATTCAAATGTGTGTGCAAAAATTGGTGTGATCTCTTCAATAGCTTGAGTTTTATCAAAAAGCACTGTGATAGCCCCGGTAATCGCACCCATCCAGCGGTTTGCAAGTTCGGTGTTAACTACAACAATGAACCTGAGCCTTTAAGAAGTTTTAATTTCTACGTACTCCCGGAGAAAATATTCACCGGGATTGTCCCTTCTCCCATCAGAGGCTTTATCGTGGCGAAGGAGTTACAGATTTCCGATGTATTTATGGTCCG AGAGTGTAGGCTTATTCCTAAATGGAATTTTGAGCTTCTTGATTTTTTTGAcgatcacacacggtcagctgGGGTAGGATTAGACCTCGTTAACAATGACTATAAGTTCATATGGATACGAGTATTTTACGATAATGATAAATATGAGGTCTATCCTCAGGCATACGCTGCTATTTATTCATTGAACGATGACTCGTGGAAGTTGTTAGACGAGCCTGATTTACCTTACGACTGCAACTTATGTGCGTCATTTACTTGCACGTATTTAGACGGACTACATTATTGGATGACTGTTACCCGGGACAGTGATAGCAACCTAACGTATGGTATTCGAACATTTGATTTTGCAACGGAATTGTTTGGGCAGAGGGAAGCACCACCTATTCCATCGGATCATTGGGGGAATTTGATGTTACGTTGTGATTCTATTGCAGCTATATCTTCTAAAGACACTGCGCGGgcttatatatcattttatgatatatggGTAATGGTCGGAGAGGATAAATGGATCAAAGTATTTACTATAAATCCTCAGGTACCAAGTCATTGGCCTCAAGGCGTTTGGGATTACGATAAGTTCATTTTTGAACTAACAGAAACTAGTAACTTGGCTTTCTATGACCATTGTACTAAACAAGTTACAAATCTTGGATTTAATCATTTTCGGCTTCTAGGCTCTAGCTTCTGTTGGTTTCTGTATTATAAGGAGAGTATAGTCCCAGTAAAGAGAAAAGAACCGTCTCCATTTGATAATACTGATTACTTTTTAGCAAAGTATCGATAA
- the LOC101253297 gene encoding F-box protein At5g62510-like produces the protein MKGHYLCNVRFAWWNPATKECRIIPIVEFELERFFDEHDTVTAVGYDAVSKDYKVLSLRVYTNEHKREIHPRTFGAVYSMNSDSWKHIEPNFHYNDSLYESQDCTHIDGVYYWLCLIRDVGYVISTFDFTTETFGQMEGPPIPRNHWGTLMMRVGSLAAMSSDQLSESETSCYDVWAMIGENNWIKINTVILPMKCHSPLGMWGYDKYMFELNRAYNLAYYDSTAKQTTNFGLHMTEICSGSVYAISYKESLVPIKRENSIEEDTVEYFLITF, from the coding sequence ATGAAAGGACATTATCTATGTAATGTTCGTTTTGCTTGGTGGAACCCTGCTACTAAAGAATGTAGGATTATTCCTATAGTTGAATTTGAGCTTGAACGATTCTTCGATGAGCATGATACTGTAACAGCGGTAGGGTATGATGCTGTGAGCAAAGACTACAAAGTCTTAAGTCTTCGAGTGTACACAAATGAACATAAAAGAGAGATTCATCCAAGGACATTTGGTGCTGTTTACTCGATGAACAGCGACTCCTGGAAGCACATTGAGCCTAATTTCCATTACAACGATTCCTTGTATGAGTCCCAGGACTGCACTCATATAGACGGGGTCTATTACTGGTTGTGCCTTATCAGAGACGTTGGCTATGTTATATCAACATTTGATTTCACAACGGAAACGTTTGGGCAAATGGAAGGACCACCAATTCCAAGAAATCATTGGGGGACTCTAATGATGCGCGTTGGATCTCTTGCTGCAATGTCTAGTGACCAACTGTCAGAATCTGAAACGTCTTGTTACGATGTATGGGCTATGATCGGAGAGAATAATTGGATCAAAATCAATACAGTAATTCTTCCTATGAAATGTCATTCGCCTCTTGGCATGTGGGGCTATGATAAGTACATGTTTGAATTGAATCGAGCTTACAATTTGGCGTATTATGACTCCACAGCTAAACAAACTACAAATTTTGGTTTACATATGACTGAAATATGCTCTGGTAGTGTTTATGCTATTAGTTATAAAGAGAGTTTAGTACcaataaagagagaaaattcAATTGAGGAGGATACTGTTGAATACTTCTTGATAACGTTTTAA
- the LOC138349390 gene encoding non-specific lipid-transfer protein 1-like yields MVAASFLTLLFASSDFAPLKSLNSAMTASLTTVSFSSSPNLLFRTGSGTHCGAQIIDKQFHESGCSDREAICLCLKNAAQTLPIDLQKAAKFPALCNLDYISIDPNVDCSK; encoded by the exons atggTTGCAGCTTCTTTTCTCACCTTGCTCTTTGCTTCTTCCGATTTTGCCCCTCTGAAATCCCTAAATTCCGCCATGACTGCTTCACTTACAACCGTATCCTTCTCATCCTCTCCAAATCTTCTCTTCCGAACCGGCTCTGGAACGCACTG TGGAGCACAAATTATTGACAAGCAATTTCATGAGTCTGGTTGCTCTGATCGCGAAGCCATCTGCTTATGTCTCAAGAATGCTGCACAAACTTTACCTATAGATCTTCAGAAAGCAGCAAAGTTCCCTGCCTTATGCAACCTTGACTACATATCTATCGACCCTAACGTTGATTGCTCCAAGTAA